Proteins from a genomic interval of Neovison vison isolate M4711 chromosome 4, ASM_NN_V1, whole genome shotgun sequence:
- the TMEM64 gene encoding transmembrane protein 64 — protein MWSPGGSLLEALPRLLQHAALQGRTEPPGRWALPRAAGGEDAADRLPRGGGASAAAAAAAASGALLGAYLERHGPPAASELPAPGGALAGCPGSGGGGGSVVVGVAEVRNWRCCCLGSTCWCRSLVLVCVLAALCFASLALVRRYLQHLLLWVESLDSLLGVLLFVVGFIVVSFPCGWGYIVLNVAAGYLYGFVLGMGLMVVGVLIGTFIAHVVCKRLLTAWVAARIQSSEKLSAVIRVVEGGSGLKVVALARLTPIPFGLQNAVFSITDLSLPNYLMASSVGLLPTQLLNSYLGTTLRTMEDVIAEQSVSGYFVFCLQIIISIGLMFYVVHRAQVELNAAIVACEMELKTSLVKGNQPNTSGSSFYNKRTLTFSGGGINIV, from the exons ATGTGGAGTCCTGGCGGGAGCCTGCTCGAGGCACTCCCCCGGCTCCTGCAGCACGCTGCCCTCCAGGGCCGAACCGAGCCGCCGGGCCGCTGGGCCCTGCCGCGGGCAGCGGGCGGGGAAGACGCGGCCGATCGCCTCCCCCGCGGAGGCGGGGcgagcgcggcggcggcggcggctgctgccTCGGGCGCCCTGCTCGGCGCCTATCTGGAGCGCCACGGTCCGCCAGCGGCCTCGGAGCTGCCGGCGCCGGGCGGGGCCTTGGCGGGCTGCCccgggagcggcggcggcggcggcagcgtgGTGGTCGGCGTGGCGGAGGTGAGAAACTGGCGCTGCTGCTGCCTCGGCAGCACCTGTTGGTGCCGGAGCCTCGTGCTGGTGTGTGTGCTGGCCGCGCTGTGCTTCGCTTCCCTGGCCCTGGTCCGCCGCTACCTACAGCACCTCCTGCTCTGGGTGGAGAGCCTCGACTCGCTGCTGGGAGTCCTGCTCTTCGTCGTGGGCTTCATCGTGGTTTCGTTCCCCTGCGGTTGGGGCTACATCGTGCTCAACGTGGCCGCCGGCTACCTGTACGGCTTCGTGCTGGGCATGGGACTGATGGTGGTGGGCGTCCTCATCGGCACCTTCATCGCCCATGTGGTCTGCAAGCGGCTGCTCACTGCCTGGGTGGCCGCCAGGATCCAGAGCAGCGAGAAACTGAGCGCCGTTATTCGCGTCGTGGAGGGAGGAAGCGGCCTCAAAGTGGTGGCGCTGGCCAGACTGACCCCCATACCTTTTGGGCTTCAGAATGCAGTGTTCTCG ATTACTGATCTCTCCTTACCCAACTATCTGATGGCATCTTCGGTTGGACTGCTTCCTACCCAGCTTCTGAATTCTTACTTGGGTACCACCCTGCGGACAATGGAAGATGTCATTGCAGAACAGAGTGTTAGtggatattttgttttttgtttacag aTTATTATAAGTATAGGCCTCATGTTTTATGTAGTTCATCGAGCTCAAGTGGAATTGAATGCAGCTATTGTAGCTTGTGAAATGGAACTGAAAACCTCTCTGGTTAAAGGCAATCAACCAAATACCAGTGGCTCTTCATTCTACAACAAGAGGACCCTAACGTTTTCTGGAGGTGGAATCAATATTGTATGA